Proteins from one Patescibacteria group bacterium genomic window:
- the rpsP gene encoding 30S ribosomal protein S16: protein MLAIRLQRVGRKKQPLYRVVVSEKSKDTYGNHLEILGNYNPHKKEAVLKEDRIKHWLSVGAQASNTVNNLFIKEGVIEGKKAKSVRITKTRQAKQNEKNKADTEAKAKEAEPKVEEQPVVEEKNEEVKEEQIKE from the coding sequence ATGTTAGCCATTAGATTGCAAAGAGTCGGACGAAAAAAACAGCCACTTTATAGAGTGGTAGTTTCAGAAAAATCCAAGGATACCTATGGAAATCACCTAGAAATCCTAGGCAACTACAATCCTCATAAAAAAGAGGCCGTTTTGAAGGAAGACAGAATAAAACATTGGCTTTCTGTAGGTGCCCAAGCTTCTAATACCGTCAACAATCTTTTTATCAAAGAAGGCGTTATAGAAGGTAAAAAGGCCAAATCTGTAAGAATTACTAAAACCAGACAAGCCAAACAGAACGAAAAGAACAAGGCAGACACTGAAGCTAAGGCTAAAGAGGCTGAACCAAAAGTTGAAGAGCAGCCAGTTGTTGAAGAAAAAAACGAAGAAGTTAAAGAAGAGCAAATTAAAGAATAG
- a CDS encoding NYN domain-containing protein: MIKNSLGLSKSTLDAIINQSVAILCDGNNIERSIHDISKNQNTMIDFDKVIPRLLNGRGLNRLLYFREGKSISSKFAERLHENYYGSVIACHKSADIPLTIKATQLASKVDTIIIMSGDSDYIDLVDHLKGEGVRVEIAAVKKTAAQALIDEADYFYEITKEDWFVYKAPRTYPRKK, encoded by the coding sequence ATGATAAAAAATAGCCTAGGCCTTAGTAAATCAACTTTAGATGCTATAATCAATCAATCAGTAGCTATACTTTGTGATGGCAATAACATAGAAAGAAGTATTCACGATATTTCCAAAAATCAAAATACTATGATTGATTTTGATAAAGTAATTCCGCGTTTGTTGAACGGTAGAGGACTCAATAGACTACTATATTTTAGAGAAGGCAAATCTATATCTTCTAAGTTTGCCGAAAGACTGCACGAAAATTATTATGGTTCAGTCATAGCTTGTCATAAATCAGCCGACATTCCATTGACTATCAAAGCCACTCAACTGGCTTCCAAGGTAGATACTATTATCATCATGTCTGGTGATTCAGATTATATAGATTTAGTGGATCATCTCAAAGGGGAAGGAGTTAGAGTAGAAATAGCCGCTGTCAAAAAAACAGCTGCCCAAGCTTTGATTGACGAGGCGGATTATTTTTATGAAATCACCAAAGAAGATTGGTTTGTGTACAAAGCTCCTCGCACATATCCCAGAAAAAAATAA
- a CDS encoding replication-associated recombination protein A yields MAIKNQTPLADRMRPKKLEHFFGQDSIVGTGKMLRQAIESDNVPPMIFWGPPGSGKTTLAHIVAHSTHSDFVQISAVTSGVAELRQFITRAEQNKRLGQQTILFIDEIHRWNKAQQDALLPHVEKGTIILIGATTENPSFEVRGALLSRCRVFVLERLDKEHIKKIIDNTLKDKENGLGNLKLKISDKVKNLIADFSNGDARAALNVLEYAASLSKTISQETVKEAYQKSHLLYDKDGEEHYNIISALHKSMRGSDANAALYWLARMLEAGEDPIYIARRLVRFASEDIGLANSRALEQAVSAYQACSFIGMPECNVILAQAVVYMAKCKKSNDLYVAYNKAKADVQKHGNLSVPLHIRNAPTDLMKDLGYGKGYKYSPDFDYQEEQEYLPKELKNKKYLKD; encoded by the coding sequence ATGGCGATTAAAAATCAGACACCCTTAGCTGACAGAATGAGACCCAAAAAATTGGAGCATTTTTTTGGTCAGGATAGTATTGTGGGTACTGGGAAAATGCTTCGTCAAGCGATTGAGAGCGACAATGTGCCACCAATGATTTTTTGGGGACCACCGGGTTCGGGCAAAACCACTCTAGCTCATATAGTAGCTCACTCTACTCATTCTGATTTTGTGCAGATTTCAGCAGTAACTAGCGGCGTAGCAGAATTGAGACAATTTATCACCAGAGCGGAGCAAAACAAAAGACTAGGTCAACAGACTATCTTGTTTATTGATGAAATCCATCGTTGGAATAAAGCTCAGCAAGACGCACTCCTGCCTCACGTGGAAAAAGGCACCATAATTCTCATTGGCGCCACTACAGAAAATCCCAGCTTTGAAGTGCGTGGTGCTTTGCTTTCTCGTTGTCGGGTCTTTGTTTTAGAAAGATTGGACAAAGAGCACATCAAAAAAATAATAGACAATACTTTGAAAGACAAAGAAAATGGTTTGGGCAATTTGAAGCTAAAAATATCTGACAAAGTCAAAAATTTGATAGCTGATTTTAGTAACGGCGATGCCAGGGCAGCCTTAAATGTTTTGGAATATGCAGCTTCTCTTTCTAAAACTATCAGTCAAGAAACAGTTAAAGAAGCATACCAGAAATCACACTTACTTTATGACAAGGATGGCGAAGAGCATTACAATATTATTTCTGCTTTGCATAAATCTATGCGCGGCTCAGATGCTAACGCTGCTTTGTATTGGCTAGCTAGGATGCTCGAAGCTGGTGAGGATCCAATATATATTGCTCGTCGTTTGGTCAGATTTGCTTCTGAAGATATTGGCTTGGCCAATTCCCGTGCTCTAGAACAAGCAGTATCTGCTTATCAAGCTTGTTCGTTTATTGGCATGCCAGAGTGTAATGTAATCTTGGCTCAGGCTGTGGTTTATATGGCCAAGTGTAAAAAATCCAATGATTTGTATGTGGCTTATAATAAGGCAAAAGCGGACGTCCAAAAGCACGGCAACTTATCAGTGCCACTGCACATTAGAAATGCTCCGACGGATTTGATGAAAGATTTGGGCTATGGTAAGGGTTATAAGTATAGTCCAGATTTTGATTATCAGGAAGAGCAGGAGTATTTGCCAAAAGAATTAAAAAATAAAAAATATTTAAAAGATTAA
- the trmD gene encoding tRNA (guanosine(37)-N1)-methyltransferase TrmD — protein sequence MKFDILTIFPDSLDSYFNSSILDKAQKKKLIEINTHDIRKQSTDKHHKVDDTPYGGGPGMVIQIEPVYKTLKKIYPRKNKSTRVILMSPQGKTFDQNEVKRLTKYKRLILIAGHYEAIDSRVDNFIDEKISLGNFVLTGGELVAACIIDSVARLVPGVVGKEESIQEESFSQYDKKTEKFNIEYPQYTRPEVFRGFKVPEILLSGHHGKIAKWRQEQTKYRK from the coding sequence ATGAAGTTCGACATACTTACAATTTTTCCTGATAGTTTAGACAGTTATTTTAATAGCTCTATTTTGGATAAAGCCCAAAAGAAAAAACTAATAGAAATAAATACTCACGACATCAGAAAACAATCGACTGATAAACATCACAAAGTAGATGATACGCCCTATGGCGGCGGACCAGGCATGGTCATACAGATTGAGCCGGTTTATAAAACTTTGAAAAAAATCTATCCGCGCAAAAATAAATCTACCAGAGTGATATTGATGTCACCCCAGGGTAAAACTTTTGACCAAAATGAGGTCAAGCGTCTGACCAAATATAAAAGGCTGATTTTGATAGCGGGGCATTATGAAGCAATTGATTCCAGAGTTGATAATTTTATTGATGAAAAAATATCTTTGGGCAATTTTGTACTTACCGGCGGAGAGCTGGTCGCTGCCTGTATTATAGATAGTGTGGCTAGATTAGTGCCAGGAGTAGTGGGTAAAGAGGAGTCTATTCAAGAAGAGTCATTTTCTCAATATGATAAAAAAACTGAAAAGTTTAATATTGAATATCCTCAATATACCAGACCAGAGGTTTTTAGGGGGTTTAAAGTTCCAGAAATTTTACTTTCAGGGCACCATGGTAAAATAGCTAAATGGAGGCAGGAACAGACAAAGTATAGGAAATAA
- a CDS encoding YdeI/OmpD-associated family protein: MIKIKISGGVVHAVPADLKKALSASIKIATAWNDLTPLARNEWICWTTSVKKLETRKQHIERVCADMLKGKRRPCCWPGCPHR, encoded by the coding sequence ATGATTAAAATAAAAATATCCGGCGGTGTGGTTCACGCTGTACCTGCAGACTTAAAAAAAGCACTAAGCGCTTCTATAAAAATAGCAACTGCTTGGAACGACCTTACACCATTGGCGCGCAACGAATGGATTTGCTGGACTACATCAGTTAAGAAGTTGGAAACAAGAAAACAACACATAGAGCGAGTGTGCGCTGATATGCTCAAAGGTAAACGAAGACCATGTTGTTGGCCTGGTTGTCCGCATAGATAA
- a CDS encoding KH domain-containing protein: MEDKVFLETVVKALVEKPEDVVVERNIDERGVLLTLKVNPEEMGKIIGKQGQTARALRTLLRIIGNKNNSYVNLKVYEPEKEGRAPREEAPREEVSSSDADVDDLKL; this comes from the coding sequence ATGGAAGATAAAGTATTTTTAGAAACAGTTGTTAAAGCTTTAGTCGAAAAACCAGAAGACGTTGTTGTCGAAAGGAATATCGACGAAAGAGGCGTACTTTTGACTTTAAAAGTCAACCCAGAAGAAATGGGAAAAATTATCGGTAAGCAGGGTCAAACAGCCCGTGCTCTAAGGACTCTTCTGCGTATCATTGGCAACAAGAATAATTCTTATGTCAATTTGAAGGTTTACGAACCAGAAAAAGAAGGTAGAGCTCCAAGAGAAGAAGCTCCAAGAGAAGAAGTTTCTAGCTCAGACGCCGATGTAGATGATTTGAAATTATAA
- a CDS encoding peptidoglycan DD-metalloendopeptidase family protein has product MQKIKAIILPLIIYTLIFNPFSVRAQETRDIVFPIESGWDYNFNDSYGDPRSGGRTHEGIDIMVDQMTPLVAAVNGRVSYIVESDKGWGLAIYIEDSEGYSYRYLHINNDTPGTDDGKEIRVYAFPSNIVRGAQVAAGQVIAFAGDSGNAEYAGHHLHFEIWTPSRQSINSYQSLMAALGQSVATDETEVSTPTYQFSRDLELGDEGLDVKELQKYLNSHGFVVSTSGAGSPGNETIYFGPATQAALINFQKDNGISPAVGYFGPLTRNVINSSQAISNNTVTENIGTISNPVNNQYLQAGWLVRDKILPKVFYVANNLELQWIVSEEVAVREFGPNWYLTIKYFDDLEGQGFSFGDYLQ; this is encoded by the coding sequence ATGCAAAAAATAAAGGCAATAATATTGCCCCTTATCATATATACTCTTATATTTAATCCATTTTCTGTCCGAGCTCAAGAAACTCGAGACATTGTTTTTCCGATTGAAAGCGGCTGGGATTATAATTTTAATGATAGTTATGGTGATCCTCGCAGCGGTGGTCGCACTCATGAAGGAATAGATATTATGGTAGATCAGATGACACCACTGGTAGCCGCAGTAAATGGTAGAGTGTCATATATAGTAGAGAGCGATAAAGGTTGGGGATTGGCAATATATATTGAGGATAGTGAAGGCTATTCATATAGATACTTACATATCAACAATGACACTCCTGGCACAGATGACGGCAAAGAAATTAGAGTTTATGCTTTTCCAAGTAATATAGTCAGAGGAGCGCAGGTGGCGGCTGGTCAGGTCATTGCTTTTGCCGGAGATAGTGGCAATGCTGAGTATGCTGGACACCATCTTCATTTTGAAATATGGACACCTAGTAGACAATCTATAAACTCATATCAATCCTTGATGGCGGCTCTTGGTCAGTCAGTAGCTACAGATGAAACGGAGGTATCTACGCCTACATATCAGTTTTCCAGAGATTTAGAATTGGGTGATGAAGGATTAGATGTCAAAGAACTGCAAAAATATTTGAATAGCCACGGCTTTGTGGTATCAACATCAGGAGCAGGCTCACCGGGCAATGAAACTATTTATTTTGGTCCGGCCACTCAAGCGGCTCTTATAAATTTTCAAAAGGACAATGGTATTAGTCCAGCGGTCGGGTATTTTGGCCCACTGACTAGAAATGTGATAAATAGCAGTCAAGCAATCAGTAATAATACAGTTACAGAAAATATTGGCACAATCAGCAATCCAGTAAACAATCAGTATTTGCAGGCTGGTTGGCTGGTCAGAGATAAAATATTGCCAAAAGTATTTTATGTAGCTAATAATCTAGAACTACAGTGGATAGTCAGTGAAGAAGTAGCTGTCAGAGAGTTTGGTCCAAACTGGTATCTGACTATAAAATATTTTGATGATTTGGAGGG
- a CDS encoding NUDIX domain-containing protein, producing MKKGIDYTGISVVYFCHDGNGNFMMAKRSKECRDEHGRWDIGGGGLEFGHTVIDTLRKEIKEEYCSDVIEYEFLGYRDVHREHDGQKTHWLALDFKVLIDRSIVKNGEPHKFDEIKWYQLSNIPQNTHSQFPNFLNLYKDKL from the coding sequence ATGAAAAAGGGGATTGATTATACAGGTATAAGTGTTGTCTATTTTTGTCATGATGGAAATGGCAATTTTATGATGGCCAAAAGATCTAAAGAGTGTCGTGATGAACATGGTCGATGGGATATTGGTGGAGGCGGACTAGAATTTGGGCATACTGTGATAGACACTTTACGGAAAGAAATTAAAGAGGAGTATTGTAGTGACGTAATTGAATATGAGTTTTTAGGTTATAGAGATGTGCACAGAGAGCATGATGGCCAAAAGACGCATTGGTTAGCCCTAGATTTTAAAGTTTTAATAGACAGATCTATTGTAAAAAATGGTGAGCCACACAAGTTTGACGAAATAAAATGGTATCAATTGAGTAATATACCACAAAATACCCATTCACAGTTTCCTAACTTTTTGAATCTGTACAAAGATAAATTATGA